The Saccharopolyspora gloriosae genome has a segment encoding these proteins:
- a CDS encoding ATP-dependent Clp protease proteolytic subunit, producing MRSTNGLSLNDSVYERLLRERIIVLGSQVEDGIANQICSQLILLAAEDSERDISLYINSPGGSVTAGMAIYDTMQLIKPDVATVAMGFAASMGQFLLSAGARGKRFTLPHARIMMHQPSAGLGGTASDIAIQAEVFSKHKREMAELIAEQTGQTVEKITADSDRDRWFTAEEAREYGFVDHVATAANLPS from the coding sequence ATGCGGTCGACGAACGGGCTCTCGCTCAACGACTCGGTTTACGAGCGCTTGCTGCGGGAGCGGATCATCGTCCTCGGCTCCCAGGTCGAGGACGGCATCGCCAACCAGATCTGCTCGCAGCTGATCCTGCTGGCGGCCGAGGACTCGGAGCGGGACATCTCGCTCTACATCAACTCGCCGGGCGGTTCGGTCACCGCGGGCATGGCGATCTACGACACCATGCAGCTGATCAAGCCGGACGTGGCCACCGTGGCGATGGGCTTCGCGGCGTCGATGGGCCAGTTCCTGCTCTCGGCGGGTGCGCGCGGAAAGCGCTTCACGCTGCCGCACGCGCGGATCATGATGCACCAGCCGTCGGCGGGTCTCGGCGGTACGGCCTCCGACATCGCGATTCAGGCCGAGGTGTTCTCCAAGCACAAGCGGGAGATGGCGGAGCTGATCGCGGAGCAGACCGGCCAGACGGTGGAGAAGATCACGGCCGACTCCGACCGGGACCGCTGGTTCACCGCCGAGGAGGCCCGCGAGTACGGCTTCGTGGACCACGTCGCCACCGCAGCCAACCTGCCCAGCTGA
- the tig gene encoding trigger factor: protein MKSTVEHLSPTRVRINVEVPFDELKPNFDRAYKALANQVRIPGFRPGKVPARVLESRIGRGPVLDEVVNEAVPAKYMEAINGTEVRTLGRPEIEVTKIEDGDQIEFTAEVDVRPEITIPAFGELSVSVDDVETSEDEVQEQLDELRARFGTLTGVERPAQQGDFVSIDLSATVDGEDVEEARTSGLSYEIGSGQLIEGIDDALIGASAGDTNTFTTKLVAGEYADRDAEVTVTLDTVKERHLPEADDEFAQMASEFDTAEELLADLRERLARVKRMQQGMQARDKILEALLETVEVPLPENVVKSEIDVREHDAIHPFDHDEAKFAEWLESQDQTREQFDAETREEAEKAVRTQLVLDTIADAENVSVSDNELTERIIYQAQRFGVSPDQYVQQAQQSGQLGAIYADVRRSKALFSVVRQATVVDGSGSELDLDELFGSQDDEGAPEVVQGEVEQPESADDDTAGSTAAAKSE, encoded by the coding sequence GTGAAGAGCACCGTCGAGCACCTGAGCCCGACGCGCGTACGGATCAACGTCGAGGTGCCGTTCGACGAGCTCAAGCCGAACTTCGACCGCGCGTACAAGGCACTCGCCAACCAGGTCCGCATTCCGGGCTTCCGGCCGGGCAAGGTTCCCGCCCGCGTGCTGGAGAGCCGCATCGGCCGCGGTCCCGTGCTCGACGAGGTCGTCAACGAGGCGGTTCCGGCGAAGTACATGGAGGCCATCAACGGCACCGAGGTCCGCACCCTCGGCCGTCCGGAGATCGAGGTCACCAAGATCGAGGACGGGGACCAGATCGAGTTCACCGCCGAGGTCGATGTGCGCCCGGAGATCACCATTCCGGCGTTCGGTGAGCTGTCCGTGTCGGTGGACGACGTCGAGACGTCCGAGGACGAGGTGCAGGAGCAGCTCGACGAGCTGCGCGCCCGCTTCGGCACGCTGACCGGCGTGGAGCGCCCGGCCCAGCAGGGCGACTTCGTCAGCATCGACCTGTCGGCCACGGTCGACGGCGAGGACGTCGAGGAAGCGCGCACCAGCGGCCTGTCTTACGAGATCGGTTCCGGCCAGCTCATCGAGGGCATCGACGACGCGCTGATCGGCGCGTCGGCGGGTGACACCAACACCTTCACCACCAAGCTGGTGGCCGGCGAGTACGCGGATCGCGACGCCGAGGTGACCGTCACGCTGGACACCGTCAAGGAACGGCACCTGCCGGAGGCGGACGACGAGTTCGCCCAGATGGCCAGCGAGTTCGACACGGCCGAGGAGCTGCTCGCCGACCTGCGCGAGCGCCTGGCCCGCGTCAAGCGGATGCAGCAGGGCATGCAGGCGCGGGACAAGATCCTCGAGGCGCTGCTGGAGACCGTTGAGGTCCCGCTGCCGGAGAACGTGGTCAAGTCCGAGATCGACGTGCGCGAGCACGACGCGATCCACCCGTTCGACCACGACGAGGCCAAGTTCGCGGAGTGGCTGGAGTCGCAGGACCAGACCCGCGAGCAGTTCGACGCGGAGACTCGCGAGGAGGCGGAGAAGGCGGTTCGCACCCAGCTGGTGCTGGACACGATCGCCGACGCCGAGAACGTGTCGGTCTCCGACAACGAGCTGACCGAGCGGATCATCTACCAAGCCCAGCGCTTCGGAGTGAGCCCGGACCAGTACGTCCAGCAGGCGCAGCAGTCCGGCCAGCTCGGCGCGATCTACGCCGACGTGCGGCGCAGCAAGGCGCTGTTCTCGGTCGTGCGGCAGGCCACCGTGGTCGACGGATCCGGTAGCGAGCTCGACTTGGACGAGCTGTTCGGTTCGCAGGACGACGAAGGTGCTCCGGAAGTCGTGCAGGGCGAGGTCGAGCAGCCCGAGTCGGCGGACGACGACACCGCGGGTTCCACCGCGGCCGCGAAGTCCGAGTGA
- a CDS encoding aspartate/glutamate racemase family protein, whose product MLVHAVTPIVVGAQEVARRQARYDALSPAGVRVVLSDLPPGGPRALDTEQDVRRSTELVAEALAAAPDCDAVLPDCVLDPAVPPHGGTIGGRPALGLLRLTAGAAVAAGHRISAVTRNAAIATELQRRITDYGWQHSFHEVTVLDLDVHDITDPARWEQALRPALHKARTAGATAVINGCSAVETTTPPQNTPLLLDPIKTALGVLAALNTPTHSTPP is encoded by the coding sequence ATGCTCGTGCACGCCGTCACGCCGATCGTCGTCGGCGCCCAGGAGGTCGCCCGGCGGCAGGCCCGCTACGACGCGCTCTCGCCCGCGGGAGTGCGGGTGGTGCTGTCCGATCTGCCTCCGGGCGGTCCGCGCGCCCTCGACACCGAACAGGACGTGCGGCGTTCCACGGAGCTCGTCGCGGAGGCGCTCGCCGCGGCACCCGACTGCGACGCCGTCCTCCCGGACTGCGTCCTGGATCCGGCGGTCCCGCCCCACGGCGGCACGATCGGCGGACGTCCCGCATTGGGCCTGCTCCGCCTGACCGCCGGCGCCGCCGTGGCCGCGGGCCACCGGATCAGCGCGGTCACCCGCAATGCCGCGATCGCCACCGAACTCCAGCGCCGAATCACCGATTACGGCTGGCAGCACTCGTTCCACGAGGTGACGGTCCTCGACCTCGACGTCCACGACATCACCGACCCGGCCCGCTGGGAGCAGGCATTGCGCCCAGCCCTGCACAAGGCCCGAACCGCCGGAGCAACCGCAGTGATAAACGGCTGCTCAGCAGTAGAAACAACCACCCCGCCCCAAAACACCCCCCTGCTCCTCGACCCGATCAAAACAGCCCTAGGAGTCCTCGCAGCCCTCAACACCCCCACCCACTCCACACCCCCATAA
- a CDS encoding MmgE/PrpD family protein: MSGADAVRAAVGELGRWASGLRWPDVPAEVRERLLTVLTDAVAVTALGSREPAQRALVTAWDAPDGPSPLFGTGRTVAVDAAAWLNAIASVRLELDDGHRLAAGHPAAHGFPAVLALAARRGASGAELCCALLAAYEVAARFGRATRLRPGTHPHGNWGVTGAAAGCARLLGLGPEETAVAIDAGGGLPVAGPFSAALDGNPVRDAWVGAANQSGLVAARLAASGSGYRTGVAADALGDLLGTLDPVVLRENPGERWEILDGYFKQHSSCSFTHAAIDAALSLRERVGRVPGEVLVEIHSLGAGLDRTSWPTALAARFSLPYVVATALLRGRVGPAEFSAEALTDPATIELARRVTVRATADLDARLPGERPVRLVVTTADADVVAERPNPVGDAAYHPFTAADRGRILGDLLGAPEVVSAVRRRCAALPDVVDVVPELRALNALTRVP, translated from the coding sequence ATGAGCGGCGCCGACGCCGTCCGAGCGGCCGTCGGCGAGCTCGGCCGGTGGGCGTCCGGGCTGCGCTGGCCGGACGTTCCGGCCGAGGTCCGGGAACGGCTGCTGACCGTGCTCACCGACGCCGTCGCGGTCACCGCGCTCGGCTCGCGGGAACCCGCGCAGCGCGCGCTGGTCACCGCCTGGGACGCACCGGACGGGCCGTCGCCGCTGTTCGGGACGGGCCGCACCGTCGCGGTGGACGCCGCCGCTTGGCTGAACGCGATCGCTTCGGTGCGCCTCGAACTCGACGACGGCCACCGGCTCGCCGCTGGACATCCGGCCGCGCACGGGTTCCCCGCCGTGCTGGCGCTGGCCGCGCGGCGAGGCGCGAGCGGTGCCGAGTTGTGCTGCGCGTTGCTCGCCGCCTACGAGGTCGCCGCCCGGTTCGGCCGGGCCACCCGGCTCCGGCCCGGCACCCATCCGCACGGCAACTGGGGCGTCACCGGAGCCGCGGCCGGTTGCGCGCGCCTGCTCGGTCTGGGACCCGAGGAGACCGCTGTCGCGATCGACGCGGGCGGTGGCCTCCCCGTCGCCGGTCCGTTCTCCGCGGCGCTGGACGGCAACCCGGTCCGGGACGCCTGGGTCGGCGCGGCCAACCAGTCCGGGCTGGTCGCGGCCCGGCTCGCCGCCTCCGGGAGCGGGTACCGCACGGGTGTCGCCGCGGATGCGCTCGGCGACCTGCTCGGCACGCTCGATCCGGTGGTGCTGCGCGAAAACCCGGGCGAGCGCTGGGAAATCCTCGACGGCTATTTCAAGCAGCACTCCTCGTGCTCGTTCACGCACGCCGCGATCGACGCCGCACTGTCCCTGCGGGAGCGGGTCGGCCGCGTTCCCGGGGAAGTCCTCGTCGAGATCCACTCGCTCGGCGCCGGGCTCGACCGGACCAGCTGGCCGACGGCGCTGGCCGCGCGGTTCTCCCTGCCGTACGTCGTGGCGACCGCGTTGCTGCGCGGCCGGGTCGGTCCCGCCGAGTTCTCCGCCGAGGCGCTCACCGATCCCGCCACGATCGAGCTGGCCCGCCGCGTCACCGTGCGGGCGACGGCGGACCTGGACGCCCGGCTGCCCGGTGAACGACCGGTCCGGCTCGTCGTGACCACAGCGGACGCCGATGTCGTGGCGGAGCGGCCGAATCCGGTCGGCGACGCGGCGTACCACCCGTTCACCGCAGCCGATCGCGGTCGCATCCTCGGCGACCTGCTCGGCGCACCCGAGGTGGTGTCCGCCGTCCGGCGGCGGTGCGCGGCGCTGCCGGACGTGGTGGACGTCGTGCCCGAACTGCGCGCGCTCAACGCTTTGACCCGGGTCCCATGA
- a CDS encoding MFS transporter gives MRTRFRFVTLGLVISLIAINYIDRSAVSYAVEPLEEAFGITTAQYGIISSVFSIGYMVAAFLSGPLVDRFGTRRVLLTAIALFSVTTALIPVAGSFAGLLVIRLLLGIGEAPAFPAATRTVSRWLPIGERGVALALCGGVAVSGSLLISGPLLTWLTDLLGWRGMFWTLALFGVVWALFAAALLRDLPEESSRVNDAERALISAGQEPDSGEGRSRVRWRPLLTNRNLWVVAGGYFAWGFMFWGFMYWLPSFLSTAYGLSVKQAGAFSIAPWACGIVGALVGGVVVDRVYRRSPRIRTRFAVMGVALLLAGCSLVPLAIAPTLTVALISISLGVGFGFVTGGIWWVASIDAAPDQPGSAAGFADAAFASSGIVAPSVMGFIVAGTGSFTSGFVVMAGLAVAGALLMLLVPREPAPAAVGSPVSEPA, from the coding sequence ATGCGCACACGGTTTCGCTTCGTGACGCTGGGGCTGGTGATCAGCCTCATCGCCATCAACTACATCGACCGCAGCGCGGTCTCCTACGCGGTGGAGCCGCTGGAGGAGGCCTTCGGGATCACCACCGCGCAGTACGGGATCATCAGTTCCGTCTTCTCCATCGGATACATGGTCGCGGCGTTCCTGTCCGGACCGCTGGTGGACCGGTTCGGGACGCGCCGGGTGCTGCTCACGGCGATCGCCCTGTTCTCCGTCACCACCGCCCTGATCCCGGTAGCCGGTTCGTTCGCGGGCCTGCTGGTCATCCGGTTGCTGCTGGGAATCGGTGAGGCGCCCGCGTTCCCGGCCGCGACCCGCACGGTGAGCCGGTGGCTGCCGATCGGTGAGCGCGGTGTCGCGCTGGCGCTGTGCGGCGGGGTCGCGGTCTCCGGCAGCCTGCTGATCTCCGGTCCGCTGCTGACCTGGCTGACCGATCTCCTCGGCTGGCGCGGGATGTTCTGGACGCTGGCGCTGTTCGGCGTGGTGTGGGCGCTGTTCGCCGCGGCGTTGCTTCGCGACCTGCCCGAGGAGTCCTCGCGGGTCAACGACGCCGAGCGGGCGCTGATCTCGGCGGGGCAGGAGCCCGATTCGGGCGAAGGCCGTTCCCGGGTCCGGTGGCGGCCGCTGCTGACCAACCGGAACTTGTGGGTGGTCGCCGGTGGCTACTTCGCTTGGGGATTCATGTTCTGGGGCTTCATGTACTGGTTGCCCTCGTTCCTGTCGACCGCCTACGGGCTCAGCGTCAAGCAGGCCGGCGCGTTCTCGATCGCGCCTTGGGCCTGCGGCATCGTCGGCGCGCTGGTCGGTGGAGTCGTCGTCGACCGGGTGTACCGGCGCAGCCCGCGCATCCGCACCCGGTTCGCGGTGATGGGCGTGGCGCTGTTGCTGGCCGGTTGCTCGCTCGTTCCGCTCGCGATCGCACCGACGCTCACCGTCGCGCTGATCTCGATCTCGCTCGGTGTCGGCTTCGGGTTCGTCACCGGCGGGATCTGGTGGGTCGCCTCGATCGACGCGGCCCCGGATCAGCCGGGGAGCGCCGCGGGTTTCGCCGACGCCGCTTTCGCGTCCTCCGGCATCGTCGCCCCGTCGGTGATGGGTTTCATCGTGGCAGGCACCGGCAGCTTCACCAGCGGTTTCGTCGTGATGGCCGGACTGGCGGTGGCGGGCGCGCTGCTGATGCTGCTCGTTCCCCGCGAGCCGGCCCCGGCGGCGGTGGGCTCTCCGGTGAGCGAGCCGGCATGA
- a CDS encoding MmgE/PrpD family protein: MTTPAQRIGEVGARLAADGVDDRLADDVVRRIVDVLGNSLAATREEPARITGAVAAEWGGNPAATAIGLPDRVPAPSAALVNGTLAHSLDFDDTHLPSVLHPSAAVVPAALATAERTGAGGRRLLAATAMGIEVTCRLGMAGYDEELGNSVFFEHGQHATAICGAIGAAVASGMVEGLGAAELASAVGIAASMGAGVIEANRTGGTIKRVHCGWAAHAGVSAADLARHGLTGPPTVIEGRFGFLRAFCGERTHPERVTDGLGEQWETPGVFFKPYPCNHFTHAGIDAALRLRERGVTAERVRELVLGVPAPVLRTIAEPAEEKRRPRSGYHAAFSGPYTVAAALLGGGGLGVFHEDFTDAAAADPRRLELAGRVRVVADEQATAGFPRQFPAVLTAELAGGESVTERITENRGGPQRPLSADELAAKFTGNAARAMGPDRAADVVTAVWDLRDDRAVADVMAGVQSALETSTVDK; this comes from the coding sequence GTGACCACTCCCGCGCAGCGGATCGGGGAGGTCGGCGCCCGGCTGGCGGCCGACGGCGTCGACGACCGGCTGGCCGACGACGTGGTCCGCCGCATCGTCGACGTGCTCGGGAACTCGCTCGCGGCCACCCGCGAGGAGCCCGCGCGGATCACCGGAGCAGTGGCAGCCGAGTGGGGCGGGAATCCCGCGGCGACCGCGATCGGGCTGCCGGACCGGGTGCCCGCGCCGTCGGCCGCGCTGGTCAACGGAACGTTGGCGCACAGCCTCGACTTCGACGACACCCACCTGCCGTCGGTGCTGCACCCGTCGGCCGCGGTCGTCCCGGCGGCGCTCGCGACGGCGGAACGCACCGGGGCGGGCGGCCGTCGCCTGCTGGCCGCGACCGCGATGGGGATCGAGGTCACCTGCCGCCTCGGGATGGCGGGTTACGACGAGGAGCTCGGGAACTCGGTGTTCTTCGAGCACGGGCAGCACGCCACGGCGATCTGCGGGGCGATCGGCGCAGCCGTCGCCTCGGGCATGGTCGAAGGGCTCGGAGCGGCGGAGCTCGCCTCCGCGGTCGGCATCGCCGCGAGCATGGGCGCCGGGGTGATCGAGGCCAACCGCACCGGCGGCACCATCAAGCGGGTGCACTGCGGCTGGGCCGCGCACGCCGGAGTGTCCGCCGCCGACCTGGCGCGGCACGGCCTCACCGGCCCGCCGACGGTGATCGAGGGCAGGTTCGGCTTCCTGCGCGCGTTCTGCGGTGAGCGGACCCACCCGGAGCGGGTCACCGACGGACTCGGCGAGCAGTGGGAAACGCCCGGCGTGTTCTTCAAGCCCTACCCCTGCAACCACTTCACCCACGCGGGCATCGACGCCGCCCTGCGGCTGCGGGAACGGGGCGTGACGGCCGAGCGGGTCCGGGAGCTCGTGCTCGGCGTTCCCGCGCCGGTGCTGCGCACGATCGCCGAACCCGCCGAGGAGAAGCGGCGGCCGCGCTCCGGGTATCACGCGGCGTTCTCCGGCCCCTACACGGTGGCCGCGGCGCTGCTGGGCGGCGGCGGGCTCGGCGTGTTCCACGAGGACTTCACCGACGCCGCCGCGGCCGACCCCCGGCGGCTGGAGCTGGCCGGACGAGTCCGCGTCGTCGCCGACGAGCAGGCCACCGCCGGGTTCCCCCGCCAATTCCCCGCAGTCCTCACCGCCGAACTCGCCGGCGGAGAGTCGGTGACCGAGCGGATCACGGAGAACCGCGGCGGCCCGCAGCGACCGCTGTCCGCCGACGAACTGGCGGCGAAGTTCACCGGCAACGCCGCCCGCGCGATGGGACCGGACCGGGCGGCGGACGTCGTCACCGCGGTATGGGACCTGCGCGACGACCGCGCGGTCGCCGACGTGATGGCCGGCGTCCAGTCCGCACTCGAAACGTCCACAGTGGACAAATAA
- a CDS encoding cyclase family protein: MSATNGLLDAVRAGSRIIELGHPLYTGMAGSPNHPGFRMTLERRHGDAVRPDGGSASNEVIVTGGHTGTHVDALAHVSHEGRLHGGADAAEAQRGGKHTVHGAETIPPMVTRGVFLDIAALHGVDVLEPGHGVTADDLARAARRAGAEPGPGDIAVVRTGWGMLFGDPAAYVGKDSGVPGVTVDGAQWLAERGIVATGADTTAYERIPAGAGHRVLPVHRVLLVEHGIHIVEHLALEDAAEAGLGEFLAVFAPLRIVGGTGAPVRPLAVVQP; encoded by the coding sequence GTGAGCGCCACCAACGGACTGCTCGACGCCGTGCGGGCCGGGAGCCGGATCATCGAACTCGGCCACCCGCTCTACACGGGGATGGCGGGATCGCCGAACCATCCCGGTTTCCGGATGACCCTGGAACGCCGCCACGGCGACGCGGTCCGCCCGGACGGCGGGTCGGCGTCCAACGAGGTGATCGTCACCGGCGGGCACACCGGCACGCACGTCGACGCGCTCGCCCACGTCAGCCACGAGGGTCGGCTGCACGGCGGCGCCGACGCCGCCGAAGCCCAGCGCGGTGGCAAGCACACCGTGCACGGCGCGGAGACGATCCCGCCGATGGTGACCCGCGGCGTGTTCCTCGACATCGCCGCGCTGCACGGCGTCGACGTCCTGGAACCCGGCCACGGCGTGACCGCGGACGACCTGGCACGAGCCGCGCGGCGGGCGGGCGCCGAGCCCGGACCGGGCGACATCGCCGTCGTGCGGACCGGCTGGGGGATGCTGTTCGGCGATCCGGCCGCCTACGTCGGCAAGGACTCCGGCGTGCCCGGCGTGACCGTCGACGGCGCCCAGTGGCTGGCCGAGCGGGGGATCGTCGCCACCGGCGCCGACACCACCGCCTACGAGCGGATCCCGGCGGGCGCCGGACACCGGGTGCTGCCGGTGCACCGGGTGCTGCTGGTGGAGCACGGCATTCACATCGTCGAACACCTCGCCTTGGAGGACGCCGCCGAGGCCGGGCTGGGCGAGTTCCTCGCGGTCTTCGCCCCGTTGCGGATCGTCGGTGGCACCGGCGCCCCGGTGCGCCCCCTGGCGGTGGTGCAGCCGTGA
- a CDS encoding CoA ester lyase: protein MSALGWARSWLYVPAHREDLVAKALGGVADAVVLDLEDAVPPAEKERAREAAAAWAARSGRIWVRINGARTPWADDDAAALAGTGIAGLRVPKAEDPAAVAGLAERTGLPLHLLVESALGLRRAFDLAESHPLVAGISPGETDLAADLRVRDRTELGWARARIVTANRAAGLPSPVASVWTDLSDTAGLAADSAALRDAGFFGRSVIHPRQLDPVHEAFTPDPGEVERARTLLASVDTAGDAAWVDAAGRFVDPAVVAGARWIVELADALDRHAPDHHEPARATAGKENP from the coding sequence GTGAGCGCGCTCGGGTGGGCGCGGAGCTGGCTCTACGTTCCCGCCCACCGCGAAGACCTGGTCGCGAAGGCCCTCGGCGGGGTGGCCGACGCCGTCGTCCTGGACCTGGAGGACGCGGTCCCGCCCGCGGAGAAGGAGCGCGCCCGCGAAGCCGCGGCGGCCTGGGCCGCCCGGTCCGGCCGGATCTGGGTGCGGATCAACGGCGCCCGCACCCCGTGGGCCGACGACGACGCGGCGGCCCTCGCCGGGACCGGCATCGCCGGGCTGCGGGTGCCGAAGGCGGAGGACCCGGCCGCGGTCGCCGGCCTCGCGGAACGGACCGGGCTCCCGCTGCACCTGCTCGTGGAGAGCGCACTGGGGCTGCGGCGGGCCTTCGACCTCGCCGAGAGCCACCCGCTGGTCGCCGGAATCTCCCCCGGCGAGACCGACCTTGCCGCCGACCTGCGGGTCCGCGACCGCACCGAGCTCGGCTGGGCGCGAGCCCGGATCGTCACCGCGAACCGGGCCGCCGGGTTGCCCAGCCCGGTCGCCAGCGTCTGGACCGACCTGTCCGACACCGCCGGGCTCGCCGCCGACAGCGCCGCCCTGCGCGACGCGGGTTTCTTCGGCCGGTCGGTGATCCACCCCCGGCAGCTCGATCCGGTGCACGAGGCCTTCACCCCGGATCCCGGCGAAGTCGAGCGGGCGCGCACCCTGCTCGCCTCGGTGGACACCGCGGGCGACGCCGCCTGGGTCGACGCCGCCGGGCGCTTCGTCGATCCGGCCGTGGTCGCGGGCGCCCGCTGGATCGTCGAGCTCGCCGACGCGCTGGACCGGCACGCACCAGACCACCACGAACCGGCCCGTGCGACGGCCGGGAAGGAGAATCCGTGA
- a CDS encoding CaiB/BaiF CoA-transferase family protein, translated as MTQDHLAALDGLKVLDASTLFAGPLAATLLGDHGADVIKIEHPRGDPARTHGAQKDGVGLWWKMLARNKRAITLVLSTPRGRELFLDLAADADVVIENFRPGTLERWGLGWEELSARNPRLVLARVTGFGQEGPYASRPGFGTLAEAMSGFAAMTGEPDGPPTLPPFGLADGVAALTTAFGILTALRARESTGRGQVLDTAIIEPLLHLLGPGLIAYDQLGVLQPRTGNRSSNNAPRNTYRCADGRWVAVSTSAQSIAERVMRLVGAPELIDEPWFANGASRAEHVEELDAAVGSWIAARDRDEVVAAFEEAQAAVAPIYTAADVLADPHFNALGSIVTIDDEELGPVRFQNTPFRLSETPGSVRTTGPRLGAHTAEVLGALGIDSGELDRLREQGVV; from the coding sequence ATGACCCAGGACCACCTCGCGGCGTTGGACGGCTTGAAAGTCCTCGACGCCTCCACCTTGTTCGCCGGTCCGCTGGCGGCCACGCTGCTGGGCGACCACGGCGCCGACGTCATCAAGATCGAGCACCCGCGCGGCGATCCGGCGCGGACGCACGGCGCGCAGAAGGACGGCGTCGGGCTCTGGTGGAAGATGCTGGCCCGCAACAAGCGGGCGATCACCCTGGTGCTGTCCACGCCGCGCGGCCGGGAGCTGTTCCTCGACCTCGCGGCCGACGCGGACGTGGTGATCGAGAACTTCCGCCCCGGCACCCTGGAGCGCTGGGGGCTGGGCTGGGAGGAGCTCTCCGCGCGCAACCCGCGACTCGTCCTGGCCCGGGTGACCGGCTTCGGTCAGGAGGGTCCGTACGCGTCCCGGCCGGGTTTCGGCACGCTCGCCGAGGCCATGAGCGGGTTCGCCGCCATGACCGGTGAGCCCGACGGCCCGCCGACCCTGCCGCCGTTCGGTCTCGCCGACGGCGTCGCCGCGCTGACCACCGCGTTCGGCATCCTCACCGCGCTGCGGGCGCGGGAGAGCACCGGGCGCGGCCAGGTGCTCGACACCGCGATCATCGAGCCGCTGCTGCACCTGCTCGGCCCGGGCCTGATCGCCTACGACCAGCTCGGCGTGCTGCAGCCGCGCACCGGGAACCGGTCGTCGAACAACGCCCCGCGCAACACCTACCGCTGCGCCGACGGGCGTTGGGTCGCGGTCTCCACCAGCGCCCAGTCGATCGCCGAGCGGGTGATGCGGCTGGTCGGGGCACCGGAGCTGATCGACGAGCCGTGGTTCGCCAACGGCGCCAGCCGGGCCGAGCACGTGGAGGAGCTGGACGCGGCCGTCGGCTCGTGGATCGCCGCCCGCGACCGGGACGAGGTCGTCGCCGCCTTCGAGGAGGCGCAGGCGGCGGTCGCCCCGATCTACACCGCGGCCGACGTGCTCGCCGACCCGCACTTCAACGCCCTCGGCAGCATCGTGACGATCGACGACGAGGAGCTCGGCCCGGTCCGCTTCCAGAACACCCCGTTCCGGCTGTCGGAGACGCCCGGCTCGGTCCGCACCACCGGCCCGCGGCTCGGCGCGCACACCGCGGAGGTCCTCGGCGCGCTCGGCATCGACTCCGGCGAGCTGGACCGGCTGCGCGAACAGGGGGTCGTGTGA
- a CDS encoding IclR family transcriptional regulator, whose product MTGGTGATERVADVLLLFTDGPPTLGVSRVSRELDLSKAVVHRILQSLTARGLIAYDPSSREYRLGPAAAALGSRALRESDLRTAALPFLAELRDRLHETVTISAKVHGGRVYLDQVVGTHEITMSVELGRRFPLHAGSSGKCMLAHSCPDEVERLLSGELAALTPSTPTDPDALRLELDRIRELGYAASEGERQSDAGSVAVPVFGPGGLVGAVSVCGPRFRVTDEFVAATAPELIETADRVTARLGGVAPARPITSGGTR is encoded by the coding sequence ATGACCGGGGGCACCGGAGCGACCGAGCGGGTGGCGGACGTGCTGCTGCTGTTCACCGACGGCCCGCCCACGCTCGGGGTGAGCCGGGTGTCCCGGGAGCTCGACCTCTCCAAGGCCGTGGTGCACCGGATCCTGCAGTCGCTCACGGCGCGCGGGCTGATCGCCTACGACCCGTCGAGCCGGGAGTACCGGCTGGGGCCTGCCGCGGCGGCGCTCGGCAGCCGCGCGCTGCGCGAGTCCGATCTGCGCACGGCCGCGCTGCCGTTCCTCGCCGAACTGCGCGACCGGTTGCACGAGACCGTCACGATCAGCGCGAAGGTGCACGGCGGCCGCGTCTACCTGGACCAGGTCGTCGGCACCCACGAGATCACCATGTCGGTCGAGCTCGGCCGCCGGTTCCCGCTGCACGCCGGATCGTCCGGCAAGTGCATGCTCGCCCACTCCTGCCCTGACGAGGTGGAGCGGCTGCTCTCCGGTGAGCTCGCCGCGCTCACCCCGTCCACGCCCACCGACCCGGATGCGCTGCGGCTCGAACTGGACCGCATCCGCGAACTCGGCTACGCGGCCTCCGAAGGCGAACGGCAGAGCGACGCCGGATCGGTCGCGGTGCCGGTGTTCGGTCCGGGCGGACTCGTCGGGGCGGTCTCCGTGTGCGGTCCCCGATTCCGGGTCACCGACGAGTTCGTCGCGGCGACGGCGCCCGAACTGATCGAGACCGCCGATCGGGTCACCGCCCGGCTCGGCGGTGTCGCGCCTGCCCGCCCCATCACCAGCGGAGGGACCCGATGA